The following nucleotide sequence is from Nothobranchius furzeri strain GRZ-AD chromosome 11, NfurGRZ-RIMD1, whole genome shotgun sequence.
TGTAGtgtgtttatacattttaattCTGTCGATGCTCTAAATCCAGATATCCATGGGTTGATAAATTTGATTTCTATTGATAATTCTTATATGGTTTTGTTGTCAGCACACTCAGCTATGTAAAGAACAAAGTATTAAGAATATTTCATTCATTCTGATCTAGGATGTGTTCATGTGTTCCCTTTATTTATAAACTGAATTGGTTTTACCGCCTTTAAAAGATATTGTGTAAAAGACCGAAGCAGAACGTTCACAAGGAGTGAGAGCATGAATGGAAACCTAATAATGAAATATGGGCAGGGTaatagaaaatgtgcaaaccaGGAAACCAGCTGCAGGAATTCAAAATCTGCTGGTTTTGGATCATTGAAACCcttttttagaatttgttttctaaatataaaaaataaaatgtagaaaGTGGTTGTGTTTTGAATTTTGACTTTATATTTTCATagatatttatttatattattatACTTAAAtgagatcatccatccatccagatgTCAGAAAAAGGATGGACGGATGGAACGGAAACGTTCGTGCGCTTTTTTTCCCCCCGCTTTGAGCTTGCCGTTGTCCCTGGTAGAGGCTGTTGGGTAATGTAGTGCAGCGTTGAACACGTGAGGCGGGTGTTTGCAGAAACATGGCGGGCATCGAGCTGCTGTCGGACCAGGGATACCGCCTGGATGGAAGGAAAGCCACCGAACTGCGGAAAGTTCAGGCTCGCCTGGGTGTGTTCGCTCAGGCCGACGGTTCCGCTTACCTGGAACAGGGAAACACCAAAGTTCTGGCTGTGGTTTACGGTCCGCACGAGGTATGTAACGTCACGAATGTTTGGAGGACTTCATAACACATAACCATATAAAGGCGGTACTATATGTTTCCTAGTATTAGATTTAACAACATCTTCGCGCCTATTAGTGTTTGTATAATAAAGTGAGATCATAATAATATTTTACAATGTTTACTGTGCATCAGACGTGATAGAGCAGAATGCTACAGCATGGAGGTTAAATTAGAAATACACTGGAGCGAATGAAAGAATAATGAATGCAAATCACTAGTTATAAATATGAAATCAAAGTTCAAATGTGGTAACCCACCAGAAATGTATTTGTCGATGTAACCTTACAGttgagaaataataataataatagaaactTAAATCTAATGTTGCACATATTTCCAGAAACCTAGGGACTCCTGGTCTTGAAAAAAAATGGACATTTCAACATCcagatattttttttaattttactttagttctattagcatatttttaggaatTATGTTAAAATCAAACAAGTCCAGTCGTGATTATTTTTGTATTTCTTCATCTCATTCTTCCCTCTAGATGCGAGGTTCAAGAAGTCGTACTCTCCACGATCGAGCCGTCATTAACTGCCAGTACAGCATGGCCACATTCAGCACCGCAGAAAGGAAGAGGAGGCCGCACGGAGACCGTAAATCCACCGAGATGAGTCTCCACCTGAAGCAAACGTTTGAAGCTGCTGTGATGACCCAGCTCTTCCCGCGCTCTCAAATAGACATTTATGTCAAGGTGCATCTTAGATTCTTTAAGTTTCTCTTTTCATGTTAATAAAGACAGCAGTTCCTTTTTTTCACGAAGATGTTTTGTATTTTTCAGATTCTGCAGTCAGATGGTGGGAactacagtgtgtgtgttaatgcaGCCACCTTGGCTGTGATTGATGCTGGCATCCCGATGCGAGACTACGTGTGCGCCTGCACCGTGGGCTTTGTGGATGAGACTCCCCTCGCTGACCTTTGCTACGCCGAGGAGAGCGGAGGAGTCAGCTCTCTGGCGT
It contains:
- the exosc4 gene encoding exosome complex component RRP41, which encodes MAGIELLSDQGYRLDGRKATELRKVQARLGVFAQADGSAYLEQGNTKVLAVVYGPHEMRGSRSRTLHDRAVINCQYSMATFSTAERKRRPHGDRKSTEMSLHLKQTFEAAVMTQLFPRSQIDIYVKILQSDGGNYSVCVNAATLAVIDAGIPMRDYVCACTVGFVDETPLADLCYAEESGGVSSLALALLPRGGQIALVQMDARLHQDHLEALIEAATTACKGVSKVLDEVVRQHLQEASVLTGE